Genomic DNA from Coffea arabica cultivar ET-39 chromosome 7e, Coffea Arabica ET-39 HiFi, whole genome shotgun sequence:
TTTTGATAGGAGTTAACTTTGTTGGCATTGAGCAGCGTCAAACTTCTGTTATCTCGTTTACTGCTTTAATGTTTGGAGGACTTATTTATGGTGAAACTAGCAGTTTGCGTGCGCTTTTTTGGTGCTGACTAATTTAGACATAACAGGAAGCTTCCGTAAATTTATAGTACTAAGTGTTATTGGAAAATATATGTGCATAACATTTGTGATAAGTAGTTGTCATAACACTTCATATTCCTCCTTTTCCTTTGTACGTGTGTAATTCTTttgaatgaagaaaaatgaggtACCTATTATGCCCAAAAGTTGAGATAATTTCGTATATCCTGCTCAAGTTTTGGAATTTACGAGTGAGTCATGCGTTGGAAACTCATATGTATTTTTGTAGTTaatttatcacttcttttttttgAGAGGGAGGGGTGAGCAGGTATGCTTGAATTTTTGAAATTGCTGTTTTGACAGGCTGAGGCCTTACTAGAAGTTCGGTAAGCACTTTTGACACAAGTATATTATTATTGATAAGAGTGCTTTTAAATTATCACAAATTGAGCTACgtaaagtaagtaaatttagttAAAAGTAGTTTAGTTAGTCCTAAAAGTGTTTAGTTTAGTTGGTACTAAACACTCTAAAAGTTTTTTGTCAGTAAACACTAAAAGTGTTTAAAAGAGCATGCACATTTTCTTGTCCATTAACGCACTACTGTAACCCAATCCTGAAGCATTAGGGCCTTAGCTCTTTGGTGCTGGAGTCCACTCCAAGGTTGCGATTTGCAAATTGATCCCCGTGGAAAGTAATCAAATGTATCCTAAGCgtatttgaagagttttggaaTCTGTGTGAAAGGCTTATGCCCTCTGTGAAAGATGAGAACAAAtagttcttctttttctttatgtCTTGATCATATTCTGTAATGCAATTGCTGACAAGCACATGGGTTTGTGCGTTTGTGATTACTTCTTTTTGATGGCCAATAGAAGTCTGTAAAGTAAACTTCTCCGTATGTTTCCACTTTCAATTTTCAAGGATGTGTCGTGTCCTCAGACAAGGGCCATAAATTGCAGAAATGCATGTGCTTTAAAGCATTCCAATTGCATGTACACCAAATATATCTCATGAAACGACAAAGTGGAAATTGTGGTGGAAGTTCTTTAAAAAGAATTCATAACTCCAATGCAGATCAGCCATCCCCCGCAATAAATACATTTAAGAACTGCAATTCTCTACAATAAGAACTGGCCCGCAATTCTGTAAGCCAAAAAAAATGAACGAGGATAGAAGACAGAACGTCAAGACGAAGTGACGGCCTTTTCTTGATTGTTAACGTGGTAGCTGTGTGCACCTCGTCGTGTGGCAACCGGAAACTACGTGCGTGCCAGTGGAAGCGAGGTAAATAGTAGACGGATATTTTCGGTTAAAAAATTGCAATCTAAATTCAATTTCTGTGGTTATTTAGATCTTTTGTATGGTAGCCATTTATACTCTCACTTAATGCATTGTACGAGTTATTGGAAAGTAATCGTTCATATTTTACCGCTTCAAAGTGATAATAAATCTTTTAAGGTgttacaaattgaaataataGTCCAAATCTGTTTTTTGAGGTAGTACGGACTGAAATTTTTTCGCTTGGATTGTTGTTTTATATACTCTCACGTAatgcatttatacatttatattaatatacataatattaattatacatttatacatattaattacatttatacatttacccataatattaataaataggaaagatatataatttatacattcatataatatttatttataatttatacatttataataatatatatttatactcttataaatatatttatattatgtattatagtaatagataatataatacatttataatatatttataagacttttatataaataaataaatatatttatttataaatatttataaatatattataaatgcataaatgtatatttatataaaaatatataaattataaattacaaatatattaatttatacatttatataatattcatttataatttatatatttataataatatacatttataaatatatttatattaaaagtCATATTGCTAAATACGTGCTATAAAAGTCATATTGCTAAGTATTCTATACTCCATAAAGCTACTCTAGTTTTCGTAATTGGTTTGagaggatgatgaagactctAATGGGACATGTCTGACCAATTACATACTTAAATTTAAAGCCATTTTATGTCTAGATTCCGGACATTTTATTTATGTCCATTAACACGTGtattaatacatttatggaATTGGTTATACACATACGAACACGCTTATGTAAACATATATACAGATATATACTCAATTATTATGGCCTGGAACAATCACCGTGGTGCTAGAGGACGCAATGCGGACCACATGAGGCAAGATGAGAAAGATGAGGCCTTACTTCTTATGAGTGCCTCGTTAATGTTAATGCATCTGTCGCTTGCACACGTGGATAATAATCAACCACTTCCGCAACATGATGGTTCATTCACAGATAGGCAGTGGGTGGAACGCTTATTCTACGGTCATCATAGACGCTCAATAGACAACATGCGTATCACGATTGATAATTTCTTACAACTGTCCAATATCCTTGTCGAGAGACAGTACGTTCCACACAATTACCAACAGCACGTGCCCATACAGGAGGCGCTTGCTATGACTTTAATGTTGGTCAGCCACAAGCATACGCACCGTGTGTTGGGGACTATTTTTGATCGATCCATTGAGACGATTAATCGAAATATAAGAAAGGTGCTCCGAGGCCTGTGTCTATTTGCAGCTGAAATAATACGACTGGGTGATCAGACTGCAGTTCATTCACGAATTGCAAACTCAACTAATTTTTATCCATGGTTCAAGGTAATGTGGAAAGAATAGTGGTTTTTGGCTTGATGTAGTAAGACGATTCTAGAAAGTTgattatatatttttgacacATACTAGGATGCCGTGGGAGCGATGGATGGCACCCACATCTTAGCTTGTCCTCCGACAGGCGAGCAAATGGCATATACAAATCGGCACGGATTTCAATCACAGAATGTTCTGGTAGTTTGTGACCATGACATGCGCTTCATCTATGTGTATGCTGGATGGGAGGGAAGTGCACACGATGCGCGAGTGTTGGAGTCAGCATTAGTATATCCGTCCGATTTTTCACTGCCGCAACCTGATAAGTGATGGATCAAATATTTCGAGTCAAGTGTGTGCTATGCTTTATTACCACAACTCCTATTTTTTATCGCGTTTATTAATTGGAATAACTTTGTCAATTAGGTCAGTACTACTTAGTTGATGCGGCATACAGGAATGCTCCTAGTTTCATGCCCCCGTATAAGAACGTGGGGTCCGAATCTCCGGCAAAGACCTTGTTCAATACTCGACATTCACAACTTCGCAATGTCATTGAGCGTACATTCGGTGTGCTTAAGAAAAGATTCAATAGTTGAAGGGTCAGGTAGATAATTTCTACATGAGCACTCAAATAACTATAGTCATTGCTTGTTGTGCGTTGCACAACTTTTTAAGGATGCACCAACCAGAAGATGCCCATTTTCAACGGTTTGAATCAGAAGACGTGCACTTAAATGAAGAGCCAAAAATAGGCGGGCTAGTATATCAACCGTTTGCATTAAACATATCTCCTGCAGAGCTGGCGGAATGGAAAGCTAAACGAGGCTACATAGCGACTCAAATGTACGCAGCACGGGGGCGACGCCGCTGTTAGGTGTTCATCGCATTACAAAGGATTGTAATTGTccctaaaatttatttttccatgTGTAGAGTGTACTTAAAATGCCCTCGATTTCCAACTTCTAAATTAATCTGTACCATTTGTGTATTAAATATGCAATTGATTTAGCGTAAATGTAGTATAAAGTCAAAATTTTCGAAGTCaaagtcaaaattttcaaagtcAAAGTCACCTGCTTAAATTCAATAATGAGCACCTGCCCAAACTCTAATTTACACGATTTACTTACTATCCAAACGCCTATTTCATATTTACGCAATCTTAAAAAGTAacctaaaaaaaattccaaataatctactgtccaaacaaacccaatgaTGAAAAGACATCAAGGATTAAACATAAGTGAGAATAACAAGTGGAGTTTAAACAAGATTGAGTGCTCAGATTTTAGTTCAATGGGGAATCTTAAGTCACCTTTCAAATCTGAAGTACAGAGAAATTCCATTAATAGAAGTCAGGGAAGCGACAAGTCCATACCTGCTCCAAGTTGGCCCAATGTTCATCATCAGCAGTGAAGCAGTAGCTGTCCTCACTCCACCCAACCCCGGTCTCTGTTTTTGATGAAATCCCACGCAGATTGCAGAACAGgtcccatttcttcttgatgTGATAGAATCTGGTCTGCAATTGCTGGCCAGTGACAGTCATTATGTGATTGCTCGCCAAATGGGCTGCCAACATGTCGTAGTTGGTCTCTAGCGACTTCTTGTTGTCCCAAACGTTATTTTCCCTAAAACTGACGTAGGCTGTGAGGAAAGTTTCGTCCATTGCATCGGTCTAGTGAATCCTAGAAGCCATTTGCTAAgtttgatggaaaaaaacagttAGCAGTGGACGGAGATAACAGAAATTGAATTAAAGTGGTTTGGAAACAGATCTGGACAATCAATAGTGAAAGCAAAAACAGGTGCAGAAGGAACTCAACGAAGGCACTTGCCTCAAAGTAGATGGAAAGGCAGTTGATGTAGTTGTTGGATGCAGTTGACGAACGGGTAGAGCAATCGGACGTACAGCTAACAGGTGAGGCTTGAAAATTCGAACAAAAAGTATTATTAACCAATTAATATGCTGCGAAAATTACTTTCTAAAACAGCATAGAAGGACATACAATCGCAAGAAGGCTTCTTCCTCTTCTCAGCGGTCATAACCGAAGAGAGAACAGCCTCAGAACAACCGGAATGGCAGCAGCTGGATAGTAAAATTATTAACTCATTGCAAAAAATATGCATCCAAACAGCAAATGGAAGTTTGCATCCAAACAAATTCCCAGCATGTTAGCTTTCAAATTCCAGTGTGAAACAAAAAATCCCATGCGTCTGTTAATTCTGAAAATTAGCAGCCCACAGTAATACATGTTTTTAACTCCTAACAATAAGATAATAATTGACCTAATTGACATGTATCTAACCTCATCAAATGAGACTTACAACAGAACCAAAAGTAATGAATTCAAGCATCTATAACTGTGCAGGCTGTGGTAAGCACCGTATAATCTGATACAATTTCTTTGTTGAAAAGGTGCAAatcatcttctttttttcttttttcttttgttctggGTCACACTCAATGTAAAGATTCTTTTCTCTGGGCCACTCATGTAATCTTTTGTTGTCAAGTATATGTCCAATTTTAATTCTTCTTCAaaaccattttttcttttccttcataTGGTGTCTGAGTTATGACTTATCAAGTAGCATCCCATTAAACAACTTATACTACGTTAAAGTATGAGTTTATTATTCAATAATAAACATGATCAATGCCAAGGACAAGTAACTTGCTGCCAACTTCAAAGTATTAATCCAGGGACTCGTTGGCTCATTATTAGTTATATTTTGCATATTACTGCCTTGGGCATCCAGACgccaatgtttttaaactcggaccggtcaGTGAACCGGAGAGGTGGTCGGTTCGCGGTTCGACCGGTTCAAAGgttcactgtttttttttttttttttttttagtgttaagtactaagcaggtttcattctacacttgaactttaccaacataacttaatttaagttatgataataataaattttctaaaagttatacacaaaacatggaatgataaatataattaaaatatcataattcaccacaagttttcataaattcattataaacataaatagatacaatccaaatgtgcaccaattatcacaaataaaaacacaaaaaataaataaattaaatattgaaattcttttacaacccttaaaaaaatccataaaagagttcaagttaagacaaactatttgaatagcaaacttttatcagtggcatgataagcaaccacaccaccttcacaatttcatcaacttaagctgaaaaagttaaaattttattataaaaatataaatctaattgctcaaactaaaaaaaactaaaaatttttgaaaaacaaatatacagttaaacacataaaaatttaattgctattaaacattactaattaacatgttatattaaattcaatgatcctataccattaattattttaaattcaattatcaatagtttcgattatgtgccaactaccatatttttgaccaacccaatgttattatttgtaattcctacccaattcctacacggatgtgcactacttttgcaaaaatttcatccttaattaatcgaataaaaataaaacaaaaatgagggaaacatatgaaaattgaggggaaaaagaagaaaatgcaaaaaatcaactaaagataataatatagaaaaaaactttgaaaagaaaaaaaattaaacttactaaaatgttggaaaacaagaaattttgaaattttcaacttgtttacaatctgctaaagataataacctgataataatggtgaagacttgagaaaatcttgttgtggatatttgggttaaaaatggttaagaagaaaaaattgaaaaaaaaaataagagaagaacttgatgttttaatatattttttagtcaagtagaattctcaacaaacttaAGTACAGTCTAGCGGTAAGATTGTCATATTTAAACTTGGAGACTCAGGTTCGAATCTTAGCTACACCATTCTtgatattttgttgaagaatttaaaaaaccGTCGGTTCACGGTTCTTAACGGTTCGCACGGTTCGTCCGGTTCGTCCGGGTTTCAACGGTTCTCCATGAACTTCCGGCTTTAACATTAGACCGGACCggtgccatggccggttcgcggtccaaccggtcgaaccggccggtccggtccggttctgaaaacattgcCAGACGCTTAAACATTTAACTTTAAATACTTTATAAATTTTGCAGCAGACCAGTATATTTTGCTTTTATGTTTCCTATCACAGTTGTCCAATCCTTGTGCGTTATGAGGCAAACCTTTTTAATTggaaagaaagcaaaagaaaccatggaaaaaaagaaaactgattGCCAAAGGCCAATGCTACTAAGCAGTGAAAATCCCTTGTATTTTTTGGTAAAACTTTATTAAACAACTTCTATCCACCTTTAATTTACGTCATACAATATATTTtacttcaattatttttttcaagggtgatgaatatatttttttaagggtCATAGAATATATTTTACTTCTGTCCACCTTCAATTATTTTACTTCTCAAAGTGACATATTCCAAAGCAAAATTAACTTCTAACATCCTTATCCTCCTAATAAATTCAGGACAGATTTTATTTTCCCcattaaattttttgtttccaTGATAAGAAAAAAGCCCAAAGACGATAAATCTCCCTGCTTGCAATTTATATCCAGTTAATCCAGTTTTAATGCTCATAACCTCCCAATTTGGAAGGCCAGAGCAGCTTTATTCCACCATCCATTCAGATTCGGGCTCAATTAATCCTAAGTAGATTTTAATCTAGCATAAACAAACTGTACTCTTCACACACACCCAACACAAAATCAGGTGTGGAAGGGAGATAATCAGCTGATGAAGCTGTGGACAACTAGAAAGAGAGATCAACGCAGGTTTATGGAATGTAAATTGCAGCTGATGGTAAATCATGGGAATTGTACCTGCCGTTGTAGATAGGGAGAAAGTGGAATGGCCTCGGAGCACCCAATTCCGCTTGGGTGTTGGAAGTCTCGACCGCAGCAGGGTGAAATGCGTCCCAGAGATTCAAAACGCAGTCAATCTGGTTGTTTGCCGGACATCTCTGCAGGCTGGATTAGATTGCAGCTGTCTTTCCCGTCTGTTGGTAGATGAAAATGGTGAAGAGAGGCCCGAACAAAGGAGCACGTGAAGCCTTTGTTCTGTGTTCAGGAGTAAATGGCTTTACTGTGGCTTTACTCCTCAACCAACGGTTACTTTATTGCAGGCCTTTGAAAAATTCAGTTGCCACGTGAGCGTTTTGAAGTGTTTGCATGACTTTAGTGCAAAAGGCTGCACCTAAGGAATCCAAGTCGGAACTCTGCACAGGAAATAACCCCACTTTTATTTTACACAGTACAAACGctaatttcttaaaatttcaaacAACCTACCAATTATGCTTTCCAACTATATTTTTTTATCATAACCCACCCCGCTTGTATCCGGTACCCCAAAAAAAGGGGACAGATATAGGGTACCCACCCCTACTTTCTGTGGTGGGGAAAACTGGGAATGCACCAAATTCTGATTCCATTCGAAGGGAGACTGCAATGGCCACGCTATGGTTGCTACCGGGATTCTTTAGCCTCTTCGTTTTGTCGTCCTCCGCTTGTCCTGATCATCAAAAGCAATCCCTTCTCCTGTTCAAATCAACCTTGCTTAACATCACTCACACCTATATTCCCCTACCGAATATAGATTGATATGATGCTACAGATTGATATGATGCTTATAGTCAGCTAAGCACAAGTCCATATGCAAGATACACTTTTCCTTCTTTGGTTATGTTACTTTTTACCTTTGGAAGTATTGTATATTAAAGAACTTACATATTAAGCGGGAAGGAGGGCTTAAATTAGAGACTTGGGCTCCTCTCCATCTCCCACAATTTATATCTGGTAGGATTAATTCAACTTAAAAAGATGATTAGCTGGTGGTCGTTCTCCTGCATGCTCAAGTCACGTGCACTGTGGATTGGAAGTTGCTTTTTTGGACAGAGTGGATCTTTCCGTTTTTTCTCCTcttctttttattcttcttgTTGTGCTATATTATATTTGTTCTCGTGTTAGATTTCCCTTTTTCCCCCCTCTTcttccctccccccccccccccccctccatTTTACCCCAAACTCTGCTGCTATTTAATTGCTTGCCATGTTATTATTTTTGTATTATGTGCATTACTGTTATTATTAGTCTTATTTGTATTAGAATATATAGTTTTATGgttttgttctctttttttcccccaaatTCTCTTGCTATTAAATTGCTTGccatattattattaatttattattgtgttgctattattattattagtattattattattagaatATTCAGTTGTACCATTATGTTGTTTTCTGCTTTTTCCTGAATAATAAGTTGCCAAAAAAATTGATCTTGATACATGGGCAATTATCATTAAACCCCAGAGAAAAATGGTTTCCCCATCCATGCATTGCACTAGATTGGTTTACTGGAACATCTCGGATAGAGGGGGAAAAGTCTCTTACCAATTCATATCCAGAACCACCAACATGAAAGCTAACATGGCCTTGGTTAACATCACCTGTTTTGAGAGAATCAGGTTCCACAGCTAAATTTAATCCACCATCCTCCGATTGATCTTTACTAAACCGCATGATATCAGAATAGACAGCATCAACTAAACCTGCATGTTCCCCTACCGAATTTGTACCTTTCATGTCATCGCGGCATTTTAAGATACTGAATCTGGTCATAATGGCCGCATCAACATCATCGATATTCCTATTTGAGCTCAAATCATCTTTGACTGCTTCATTTCAGGAACAACCTATATTCAAGTCAGCCTGCCCTTGATtaatatcatattttttttgagaattaGGTGCCACAGCTAGATTGAGTCTTCCATCCAGCAATTGGTCTTTAACAAATGGCATCTCATCCGAACAGAGATCATCAGCCATAACTGCATCTTCTCTTACCAAGTTCGGACTTTTTGAGTCATCACGGCATTTTAAGATATGGGGTCTGGTCATAACAGAGGCCTCAACGTCATTAGGATTACTGGTTGAGCTCAAACTCGAGCTGCAGATTGTAGTCTTTTGCAGCGAGCCATCAACCTTAGGTGGTGGCACATCAGATATTCTCAAGTCATGTGAACTAGAAGTTGACATATTCTCCGAAGCAGCTGCATTTTCTGTAAAATTTAAAGCACAGAAAATCAGGTAAGCAATCAATCATACATAGAGAATTGCAATAAGCAATCCCTACCTTTTTTCTGGTTGGATTTCAATTTCTCCATCTCAATCTTCATCCTATCAAAGCGAGCTCTGTAACTAATGGAACACAATTTAGCTTCAGCCTCAAGCCATGAGTTCTTAAAAAGATGACCTTGTGAATCCATTTCTTCCCCAGAATGAAAATTTTCCTCGAGGACCTTCTTTATTGCCTGAAATACAATAATCCGAACAAATTTATTGAGAAttctattttgaaaaaattccaGAACAACTTGGCAGAGATACATAGATCATTCAAGTtaaccacatgcaaacacaaaACTGTTTCTTAGGAGGAACAGAGCTCTACCTGGACCATATTATCATCTTTCAATACTTCTAAACCATCTGTTACAGGAGAAAGGGGCTGAAgcttctcatttttttcctgGGTAACATTGTGATTCCCCATCTCATCATGGGTATTTTGAAAATCAAGATGGCAATGAGAATTTGTACCCACTTCATTTTGAAACTGATGTCTGCCTGCAGCATTGCTCTGTAAAAGATACCATTTGGTTTTACACATAATCAGATGCTGCTTATATACCCAAAAGATTATCTTTATCTCGCGTATTATGTCTTTATGTTTACAAGCGGTAAACAAAAAAATCTCTGCCACAAAGAAAAAATGCTTAATGGACAAACACATGGaaacaaaatattcaaaatatgTTGTGAATTGAGTTTGGCCTCCACAAATTCCTGGGATAAAGGATGATGCAATTGTTATAAGCAGATATAACTGCAACTCCAAATTATCAcccaattattttttttctcttctgcAGCCTCAGATGTACCAAATTCGCATTATTGACACAATGAAAGAACAGAATTCAAACTATATAAGCTGCAGATTAACAATGCTGACGAACCTCTAACTGGGCATGAATAACCAGAATAATTTCCTCTACTGCTATAACAATCTCAAGGTTACTTATACAGAAGTCATATGCACCATGATAATTAAACTTAAAACTTCGAACAACTCACAGCAGACACTTCTTTTAATAAACATAATGCAAATCTAGGTTTTCGACATGATCCAATATTCAAACATACCACATGAGGATCAAGCGAGTTTTGAATTTTATGACAAGTAACTTGCTGCCGAAATATTCGCTCTTGTGGTTGAATGAAATACTCCTTTTTCCTTGAAGCAAGCACATCCAGATTGCTCATTACAAGCTTAACGGCCTCTAAGTCTTCATCTTTTAGTGCAGATGAATCAGTTATACAGTTGAAGACAAGCAACTCCGAAAGGTTTTGCAATGCtttaactaataattgaacatCTATTTTGGAAGCTGATTTACGTCCATACTGTGTTGCTTGCTCAGCAGCACATTCTTCAGAGGAAGGAGAACAAAGAACATTTTCAGCTGCACGAACAGCAACAGAACCCTCTGCAGTGACACTGGTGTTCAACAGAGAGTCCATAACTGAAGAGTGAAAATTCAGAACTGAAGGGGTAAAATCTTCGACTCCAAGTTGTTTGATGCCTGAAGATTTCAAATCAGAATCATTCTTTGAGTGTGCCTGCAGGTTGCAATCTTCTCTAGGCTTATTGTAAGCCTCACAAGGTTGAACTCCTTCACTTGGGCCTTTAAATCTGGCTTTTACAGCATCAATTGACTTCACTTGTCTGGCAGTGCAATCAGCTTCTGAAATATGTGAGATGCCTCTCCCTGCACTGCTACAGTCGTGCACTTTGTCTTCCCCTGCTTTTTCGGATGAGCACCTTTTAGAATCATTTGGCAGAGAAAACCACCCATCAACTTGAAGATCCAACTGACAATATCTGTCCACTTTGTTTTCAAATGGATGTGTTTTTTCGGTTTCCACATCCAATGGAGAGAAGTGAGAAGCTGGGGTTCCTTTCCGGCAGGGAGAATTCACAGCAAAATTATGATGATCTACAGAATCTGGAACATTGTCAGAAGACTTGATAGCTTGAAAGCAGTCTCCTGACAGTGAAGAATCATCTAAGCCATTAATACTTGGGACTTGTGATCcagattttgattttgaaatacTATTTACGCCATCCCAAATCTGGAGATTGCATGATAGTTCCTCCGTCACAGCAGATGGTACAAAAAATAGCTGGCCATTACCTTCTTTCTGATGCTTGAGCTGACTTGAGATTAAGGAACCTTCTTCAACTTCATGATCAAACAAAATCTGATGTTCTTTTCCTTTAGCAGGACAACTGCTACCCAGTCCTCCTTTCAGATGAATGGCTGCAGGATTACCAGTATCAACAGTTTCGCCTAAAGAACCATTACCAGTATCAACAGTTTTGCCTGAAGAACCATTACCAGTATCAACAGTTTTGCCTGCTTTTTGGGTTACTGGTGGTCTAATCACCAAAGCAGGAGATTTTGTTACAGATAAAGAACCATTAACGCTAGAATCACGTGCCAGGATGCATTTCTCATAGGCATTCTGGGAATTCTGGAAGTTAGTAAAATTCTTAGACAACTGCAAAGATGAACATGGAGAGTCAGATgctgaaatttgaaaaatggaacTTGAAATTTTTGACCTTGAGTAATCAAAAGGAGGGGAGAGAATTTTTTGAGCCAGAAGCGATATATTATCCACAGGTTCCATCCTTATCAGACCATTCGCGTATTCTCTTCCATTAGCATTAGAAAATTGCCCAAAAGGAATGCTAGAATCCTTTTCAAGTATGTCCCCATATTCAACAATATGACAACCTGCAAGTTCACAGGTAGACTTATAAAATAGAAATTCCAAGTTGAGCACACAATccaaattataattttttttctgaaaCGATATTAGTAATATATTGATCATCAACTAAACTTTACACTTGGAGCAAAGGCCCCTCTTTCTAAACAAAAGTGCTCAATAGCACAGAGGATTGATCCATTCCTCATCATGTATGATGCCTAAGGCATACTCCCCAACTGTAGTACTAACATGATTATCATTTTTAGATATAACACCAAAAGAGCACATTTGAAACAACACTTTCAAGCTAAGAATATCCTCAACTAGAGTATGCAGCTTGATATTTGATGCACTACCCGCACTGATTTGCTGATGTAGGTGTTTGTTGCAGCTCTGGATGTTGACTTTTCTCCAGCCTTTGACAACTAATTTACTCATAGCTATCTTAATAGCCTCGGCCTCGTCCAATTGTGGACATTTGTAGCTTCTTTCATGTATAGCCCAAGCTGCAACAATAACATTTCCTTCAGTCATAGCAGTCACACCTATGCCAACCTTTTTACTGTTCAGTTTGCTTAGTGCAACAATCTTAACTTGGATCACCTCTGCATTCTCTGCTTCTATCCTTTGCATTTGGTAAGCAGCTGTTTCTGCTGTGCTCACTTGCTCCTGCTGTTTGTAGGCTTTGCTGAACTCCATCCATTCCTCTTGAGCTTTCTGTATAGTTGTCATTGCATGCCTTTGTTTGTTGTTGAATTCCCACTCATTTC
This window encodes:
- the LOC113701209 gene encoding uncharacterized protein, translating into MKEKETQERLGYMGAGPSTHNAAKQMWSCLWKLNIKQKLKTFMWKCINNALPVKEVIFSRSKKGDPICKACGEGVETVEHVLLNCRQANQKSRNEWEFNNKQRHAMTTIQKAQEEWMEFSKAYKQQEQVSTAETAAYQMQRIEAENAEVIQVKIVALSKLNSKKVGIGVTAMTEGNVIVAAWAIHERSYKCPQLDEAEAIKIAMSKLVVKGWRKVNIQSCNKHLHQQISAGCHIVEYGDILEKDSSIPFGQFSNANGREYANGLIRMEPVDNISLLAQKILSPPFDYSRSKISSSIFQISASDSPCSSLQLSKNFTNFQNSQNAYEKCILARDSSVNGSLSVTKSPALVIRPPVTQKAGKTVDTGNGSSGKTVDTGNGSLGETVDTGNPAAIHLKGGLGSSCPAKGKEHQILFDHEVEEGSLISSQLKHQKEGNGQLFFVPSAVTEELSCNLQIWDGVNSISKSKSGSQVPSINGLDDSSLSGDCFQAIKSSDNVPDSVDHHNFAVNSPCRKGTPASHFSPLDVETEKTHPFENKVDRYCQLDLQVDGWFSLPNDSKRCSSEKAGEDKVHDCSSAGRGISHISEADCTARQVKSIDAVKARFKGPSEGVQPCEAYNKPREDCNLQAHSKNDSDLKSSGIKQLGVEDFTPSVLNFHSSVMDSLLNTSVTAEGSVAVRAAENVLCSPSSEECAAEQATQYGRKSASKIDVQLLVKALQNLSELLVFNCITDSSALKDEDLEAVKLVMSNLDVLASRKKEYFIQPQERIFRQQVTCHKIQNSLDPHVSNAAGRHQFQNEVGTNSHCHLDFQNTHDEMGNHNVTQEKNEKLQPLSPVTDGLEVLKDDNMVQAIKKVLEENFHSGEEMDSQGHLFKNSWLEAEAKLCSISYRARFDRMKIEMEKLKSNQKKENAAASENMSTSSSHDLRISDVPPPKVDGSLQKTTICSSSLSSTSNPNDVEASVMTRPHILKCRDDSKSPNLVREDAVMADDLCSDEMPFVKDQLLDGRLNLAVAPNSQKKYDINQGQADLNIGCS
- the LOC140011301 gene encoding uncharacterized protein, whose amino-acid sequence is MAWNNHRGARGRNADHMRQDEKDEALLLMSASLMLMHLSLAHVDNNQPLPQHDGSFTDRQWVERLFYGHHRRSIDNMRITIDNFLQLSNILVERQYVPHNYQQHVPIQEALAMTLMLVSHKHTHRVLGTIFDRSIETINRNIRKVLRGLCLFAAEIIRLGDQTAVHSRIANSTNFYPWFKDAVGAMDGTHILACPPTGEQMAYTNRHGFQSQNVLVVCDHDMRFIYVYAGWEGSAHDARVLESALVYPSDFSLPQPDK